One genomic region from Candidatus Tisiphia endosymbiont of Dioctria linearis encodes:
- a CDS encoding ATP-binding protein: MTVKRYLNLDLPQGQSAFLWGARKTGKTTFLHQKFPHAIFIDLLQSEVFAKYSLNPHYIRLEILAIPEEKRCGMVIVIDEIQKIPQILNEVHWMIENIKGVSFILCGSSSRKLKSSGSNLLGGRAWRYQMFPFCYSEIKELNWDRIFNRGLIPAHYFSEFASKSLSAYVYDYLINEVQLEANIRRRDPFIKFLDVVALSNTEMINFTNIARDCGVNKATAKSYFEILEDMYIGYFLYPYAKRKNRQIITQIPKFYLFDTGVANYLAKYTFTGFYSSEAGKAFEHYIFLELKLYQVMFNIREELFYYRDSEGHEVDFILGNQAFEVKTRSNITFRDIKGLLLFGQDYGAMLNVISTTDRKRIETFGTQTVTIWPVQEFLESLWSNSLY; encoded by the coding sequence ATGACTGTAAAAAGATATTTAAATTTAGACTTACCACAGGGACAATCAGCGTTTCTTTGGGGAGCAAGAAAAACTGGTAAGACAACATTTTTACATCAAAAATTTCCTCATGCAATTTTCATCGATTTATTACAAAGTGAAGTTTTTGCAAAGTATTCATTAAACCCTCACTATATTCGTTTAGAAATTCTTGCTATACCAGAAGAAAAAAGATGCGGAATGGTTATAGTAATAGATGAAATACAAAAAATTCCCCAGATTCTTAATGAAGTTCATTGGATGATAGAAAACATAAAAGGAGTAAGTTTTATACTTTGTGGTTCTAGTTCTAGAAAGTTAAAATCGTCTGGTTCTAACCTGCTTGGCGGTAGAGCATGGAGATATCAAATGTTTCCTTTTTGCTATTCAGAGATTAAAGAATTAAATTGGGATAGAATTTTTAATAGAGGTTTAATACCTGCTCATTATTTTTCTGAATTTGCTTCAAAATCACTATCTGCTTATGTATATGATTACTTGATTAATGAAGTGCAGCTAGAGGCTAACATTCGAAGAAGGGATCCATTCATAAAGTTTCTAGATGTTGTTGCTTTAAGTAATACTGAAATGATTAATTTTACTAATATTGCTCGAGATTGTGGAGTTAATAAAGCAACAGCAAAAAGTTATTTTGAAATTCTAGAAGACATGTATATAGGATATTTTTTGTACCCATACGCTAAGCGTAAAAACAGACAGATTATTACACAAATACCAAAATTTTATTTATTTGATACTGGGGTTGCAAATTATCTAGCTAAATATACTTTTACTGGATTTTATTCATCAGAAGCTGGTAAAGCTTTTGAACATTATATTTTTCTTGAACTAAAACTATATCAGGTTATGTTTAACATTAGGGAAGAATTATTTTACTACCGTGATTCTGAAGGACATGAAGTAGATTTTATATTAGGAAATCAAGCTTTTGAAGTTAAAACTAGATCTAATATTACATTTAGAGATATAAAAGGACTTCTTTTGTTTGGGCAAGATTATGGAGCAATGTTAAACGTCATATCTACTACTGACAGAAAAAGGATTGAGACTTTTGGAACTCAAACTGTAACGATTTGGCCAGTACAAGAATTTCTTGAATCATTATGGTCAAATAGTTTGTACTAG
- a CDS encoding TolC family protein — translation MYKFTHFAIIILFNYSVFAVDLPDALSSAYNNNGELQIIRQNFLSEIEQFSAAFSGFMPNISYNINSNISKNKPNSQYAPNSSKKETKSQQNTFILEQPIFSGGSSVANLKSAQSAFRASRAKYYAEEQRVLLSLIKNYLDCYDAKEKYEISEISVKTNKHQLATIEEKLKLGEATSIDLASAKASLAVAETNRLNVYANYQATKATFSRVFGIEADDIAMPPMPDNLPNSLDALIEKAVNVNPSIDSTRHSVRSHKAAQIAAMAELLPKVNFKIESGKNIYTPETPMTNNSRSTTSTLSVNIPIYSHGGSEYSKIRKAKNSTRSAAIQLDDTIKQIRASAIGSWEGFEAAKSKIIATSQGVEAAQIAYDGIMQEEIVGSKTILEVLTAEEKLYNTKIAKVDACRDSILAAYQIKSLLGELTAKSLKLKVKYFTPEDEFKGLKKKLIIGF, via the coding sequence ATGTATAAATTTACACATTTTGCCATTATCATTTTGTTCAACTATTCGGTTTTTGCTGTCGACTTACCTGATGCTTTATCTAGTGCATACAATAATAATGGCGAATTACAAATCATTAGACAAAACTTTTTAAGTGAGATTGAACAGTTTTCTGCAGCTTTCTCAGGTTTTATGCCTAATATATCTTATAATATTAACTCTAACATTAGTAAGAATAAACCGAATAGTCAATATGCTCCTAATTCTTCTAAAAAAGAGACAAAATCACAACAAAACACTTTTATATTAGAGCAGCCTATATTTAGTGGTGGTAGTAGTGTTGCAAATTTGAAATCTGCTCAGTCAGCTTTTAGAGCATCGCGTGCTAAATATTATGCGGAAGAACAGAGGGTTCTTTTAAGCTTAATAAAAAATTATCTCGATTGTTATGATGCAAAAGAGAAATATGAGATTTCTGAAATTAGTGTAAAAACTAACAAACATCAATTAGCAACCATTGAAGAAAAACTAAAATTAGGTGAAGCAACATCAATAGATTTAGCTAGTGCCAAGGCAAGCCTTGCAGTGGCTGAGACTAATAGATTAAACGTATATGCTAATTATCAAGCAACAAAAGCAACCTTTAGTCGAGTTTTTGGTATAGAAGCGGATGATATTGCTATGCCTCCTATGCCGGACAACTTACCTAATTCATTAGATGCTTTAATAGAGAAGGCAGTAAATGTTAATCCTAGCATAGACAGTACAAGACATAGTGTTAGAAGTCATAAAGCTGCCCAAATAGCAGCAATGGCTGAACTTCTGCCTAAGGTAAATTTTAAAATTGAGTCTGGTAAAAACATCTATACCCCAGAGACTCCAATGACTAATAATAGCAGAAGTACTACATCAACTTTATCAGTTAACATACCTATTTATTCTCATGGGGGTAGCGAATATTCAAAAATTAGGAAAGCTAAAAATAGCACTAGGAGTGCAGCTATTCAACTTGATGACACAATAAAGCAAATACGAGCAAGTGCTATTGGTAGTTGGGAAGGATTTGAAGCAGCAAAATCTAAAATTATCGCCACATCACAAGGAGTAGAAGCGGCTCAAATAGCTTATGATGGGATAATGCAGGAGGAAATTGTTGGTTCCAAAACAATCTTAGAAGTTTTAACTGCTGAAGAAAAATTATATAATACTAAGATAGCAAAAGTTGATGCATGTAGAGACTCTATTTTAGCGGCTTACCAAATAAAATCTTTACTAGGGGAATTAACTGCAAAAAGCTTGAAATTAAAAGTTAAATATTTTACTCCTGAAGATGAGTTTAAAGGACTCAAGAAAAAACTTATTATAGGTTTTTAA
- a CDS encoding DUF2497 domain-containing protein: MSKDHNKNQDMSVEEILKSIKGMIDNRNEPPSNDDDILELTNIAWNEEDKLEEDSTHSQLAEELLQESLISDKSAAETTKIFQHFSKTAREININASNSKVKTLEDLIVEMIRPQLSQWLDKNLPLLVKQLVEKEIQKLLPNDQK; encoded by the coding sequence ATGAGTAAAGACCATAACAAAAACCAAGATATGTCAGTTGAAGAGATACTGAAATCAATTAAGGGAATGATTGATAATCGTAATGAACCCCCATCTAATGATGACGATATATTAGAATTGACTAATATAGCTTGGAATGAAGAAGATAAGCTAGAAGAGGATAGTACACATAGTCAATTAGCAGAAGAACTATTGCAGGAATCCTTGATATCCGATAAATCTGCAGCAGAAACTACTAAGATTTTCCAACATTTCTCGAAAACAGCTCGAGAGATTAATATAAATGCTTCAAACTCTAAGGTTAAAACGTTAGAGGATCTAATTGTTGAGATGATACGACCACAATTGAGTCAATGGTTAGATAAAAACTTGCCTTTATTAGTAAAGCAGTTAGTAGAAAAAGAGATTCAAAAGTTATTGCCAAATGATCAGAAATGA
- the thrS gene encoding threonine--tRNA ligase, which produces MINITFPDGVQKQFTKNITGLEIASQISTSLAKDALVIEINNELKDLSLPIESDCNLRILTSKDPECLEILRHDAAHIIAEAAKELFPNIQVTIGPAIENGFFYDFAKEQPFSSEDLLKIEAKMHEIVKRNEKITRELWNRDQAIEFFKSIGEHYKAEIISEIPANEDITLYRQGNFVDLCRGPHAPSTGFIKHFKLMKVAGAYWRGDSKNPMLQRIYGTAWATKEQLDNYLYMLEEAEKRDHRKLGRELDLFHFQEEAQGMVFWHDKGWSIYRIIEQYIRNKIRKMGYIEVKTPVLVDKSLWESSGHWEKFREDMFALNLADDKTLAMKPMNCPCHVQIFKQGIKSYRDLPLSMSEFGLCHRNEASGALHGLMRVKAFRQDDAHIFCTEEQINSETVKFCSLLTEIYKDFGFSDIKIKFSDRPKVRAGSDEVWDKAENALKSAVKEAGYSYILNPGDGAFYGPKLDFCLKDSIGREWQCGTLQVDFVLPERLDAHYIAANGEKKRPVMLHRAVIGSFERFIGILIEEYAGRFPLWLAPVQVAIATITSDLNDYALEVHKLLVSEGVRSDIDISPEKINYKIRCFSNDKVPIIAVVGKQEMANNTVTIRQLGSDQQEIISLENLVKLVKDQNTRYLT; this is translated from the coding sequence ATGATTAATATTACTTTTCCAGATGGAGTTCAAAAACAATTTACAAAAAATATTACGGGGTTGGAGATAGCTAGTCAAATCTCGACTTCTCTAGCAAAAGATGCTTTAGTTATTGAGATAAATAATGAGCTAAAGGACTTAAGTTTACCTATAGAATCTGATTGTAATTTAAGAATTCTTACCAGCAAAGATCCAGAATGTTTGGAAATATTACGCCATGATGCAGCTCATATTATTGCTGAAGCGGCTAAAGAATTATTTCCCAATATCCAGGTAACTATAGGACCCGCTATTGAAAATGGCTTTTTTTATGATTTTGCTAAGGAGCAACCTTTTTCATCGGAAGATTTGCTGAAGATAGAAGCAAAAATGCATGAGATTGTTAAAAGAAATGAGAAAATCACTAGAGAACTATGGAACCGTGATCAAGCTATAGAATTCTTTAAATCAATTGGTGAACATTATAAAGCCGAGATAATCTCAGAAATTCCGGCAAATGAGGATATTACATTATATCGGCAAGGCAATTTTGTTGATCTGTGCCGTGGTCCGCATGCTCCATCAACTGGCTTCATTAAACATTTCAAATTAATGAAAGTGGCAGGTGCATATTGGCGAGGTGATAGTAAAAATCCTATGCTACAAAGAATCTATGGTACAGCTTGGGCAACAAAAGAGCAGTTGGACAATTATCTGTATATGCTTGAAGAGGCAGAGAAACGTGATCATAGAAAATTAGGGCGGGAACTTGATTTGTTCCATTTTCAGGAAGAAGCTCAAGGTATGGTATTTTGGCATGATAAGGGTTGGAGCATATACCGTATTATCGAACAATATATCAGAAATAAAATCAGAAAAATGGGGTATATTGAGGTAAAAACTCCGGTACTTGTTGATAAAAGCTTGTGGGAATCTTCTGGTCACTGGGAAAAATTTAGAGAAGATATGTTTGCTCTAAATCTTGCTGATGATAAAACGCTGGCTATGAAACCAATGAATTGTCCATGTCATGTGCAGATTTTTAAGCAAGGTATCAAAAGTTATCGAGATTTACCATTGAGTATGTCTGAATTTGGTTTGTGTCATAGAAACGAGGCATCTGGAGCACTGCATGGTTTGATGAGAGTAAAGGCTTTTAGGCAAGATGATGCCCATATTTTCTGTACTGAAGAGCAAATTAACAGTGAGACAGTAAAATTTTGTAGTCTCTTAACCGAGATTTATAAAGATTTTGGTTTTTCGGATATAAAAATTAAATTTTCAGATCGTCCTAAGGTGCGGGCTGGCAGTGATGAAGTTTGGGATAAAGCCGAAAATGCTCTAAAAAGTGCCGTAAAAGAAGCCGGTTATTCTTACATATTAAACCCTGGTGATGGGGCATTTTATGGGCCAAAACTAGATTTTTGTCTTAAAGATTCAATAGGTAGAGAATGGCAATGCGGTACTCTACAAGTTGATTTTGTCTTACCGGAACGTCTTGATGCCCACTATATTGCAGCAAACGGTGAGAAAAAGAGACCAGTAATGTTGCATAGGGCTGTGATTGGTTCTTTTGAACGATTCATTGGCATATTAATTGAAGAATATGCCGGACGATTCCCTCTATGGTTAGCTCCTGTACAAGTAGCTATTGCTACCATCACTAGTGATTTAAATGATTATGCACTTGAGGTGCATAAATTATTGGTTAGTGAAGGGGTAAGGTCAGATATTGATATTTCGCCTGAAAAGATTAATTATAAAATACGTTGTTTTTCTAATGATAAAGTGCCTATAATAGCTGTTGTTGGTAAACAGGAAATGGCAAATAATACTGTGACTATAAGACAACTCGGATCTGATCAACAAGAAATTATTTCTTTAGAAAATCTAGTAAAGCTTGTGAAAGATCAGAATACCCGCTATTTAACGTAA
- the infC gene encoding translation initiation factor IF-3: MSGVKNSNFPKANREIRASQVRLVGENGEMLGIVNIKEALEYAGKVALDLVEISPNAEPPVCKVLNFGKFKYDSKKRIQDSRKKQRIIVLKEMKFKPNISQGDFDVKLRKIKDFLKEGDKVKISLWFKGREIIHNDIGMKLFDRILLELEGLAKIDSAPKMEGKQIIMLVSPNTTKILTN; this comes from the coding sequence ATTTCTGGAGTTAAGAATAGTAATTTTCCGAAGGCTAACAGGGAAATTAGGGCTAGTCAAGTTCGTTTAGTCGGTGAAAATGGTGAGATGCTTGGCATCGTCAATATCAAGGAAGCTTTGGAGTATGCCGGAAAGGTTGCTTTAGATTTGGTGGAAATCTCACCAAATGCTGAGCCTCCTGTCTGTAAAGTGTTGAATTTTGGTAAGTTTAAATATGATAGTAAAAAACGTATACAAGATTCCAGGAAAAAACAAAGAATTATTGTCCTTAAAGAGATGAAGTTTAAGCCAAACATTAGTCAGGGGGATTTTGATGTAAAGCTTCGTAAAATCAAAGATTTTTTGAAGGAAGGTGACAAAGTAAAAATCTCCTTATGGTTCAAAGGTAGAGAGATTATCCATAACGATATTGGTATGAAGTTATTTGACCGTATATTGTTAGAACTAGAAGGTTTGGCTAAGATTGATTCTGCTCCTAAAATGGAAGGTAAACAGATAATTATGTTAGTCAGTCCTAATACAACAAAAATACTAACGAACTAA
- a CDS encoding pyruvate dehydrogenase complex dihydrolipoamide acetyltransferase, with protein sequence MPIKILMPALSPTMTEGNIAKWLKKDGDKVAPGDVIAEIETDKATMEVEAVEEGILAKIIVPQGTENVAVNSLIAVLLEEGEDISLLDNFISNIDNAAKPSAKPAIVVEESKSVNLTPENKTIKDTARIYASPLARRLAAIDNIDLSNIQGSGPHGRIIKKDVLSYLVQPTNSGKIRAVNRNNQEYRAVPNNNIRKIIAKRLLESKQTIPHFYLSIECNMDKLLDIREDINKSLIEESNIKISVNDFVILAVAKALKIVPEANASWDESAIRYYNNVDVSVAVAIDNGLITPIVRNADQKDLVTLSRELQTLIKKARDNKLTPEEFQGGGFSVSNLGMYGVKSFNAIINPPQSCILAIGASSKRPIVDNDQIKVATMMDVSLSSDHRVVDGAVGAKFLASFKKFIESPALMLI encoded by the coding sequence ATGCCAATTAAGATTCTCATGCCTGCTCTATCCCCAACTATGACTGAAGGGAATATTGCCAAATGGCTGAAAAAAGATGGAGATAAGGTTGCTCCAGGGGATGTTATAGCAGAAATAGAGACAGATAAAGCTACTATGGAAGTGGAAGCTGTGGAAGAAGGGATTCTTGCTAAAATAATTGTACCACAAGGTACAGAGAATGTAGCGGTCAACTCACTTATCGCTGTATTGCTTGAAGAAGGTGAAGATATAAGCTTATTGGATAATTTTATATCAAATATTGATAATGCTGCTAAACCATCTGCAAAGCCCGCAATAGTTGTAGAGGAAAGTAAATCAGTTAATTTAACTCCGGAAAACAAAACAATAAAAGATACTGCTAGGATATATGCCTCGCCTTTGGCTAGAAGATTAGCAGCTATTGATAATATTGATTTGTCAAATATTCAAGGTAGTGGACCACATGGCAGAATAATTAAAAAAGATGTATTATCCTACTTAGTGCAACCAACAAATAGTGGTAAGATTAGGGCGGTGAACAGAAATAACCAGGAGTACAGGGCTGTCCCCAATAACAATATTCGTAAAATCATCGCTAAACGTTTGCTTGAATCTAAACAAACCATCCCACATTTCTATCTATCAATAGAATGTAATATGGATAAGTTGCTTGATATTAGAGAAGATATCAATAAATCGCTGATAGAAGAGAGTAATATTAAAATTTCTGTCAATGATTTTGTTATTTTAGCAGTAGCCAAAGCTCTAAAAATTGTACCGGAAGCAAATGCCAGTTGGGATGAATCTGCTATTCGATATTATAACAACGTCGATGTATCAGTTGCTGTAGCAATCGATAACGGTCTTATAACACCTATCGTCAGAAATGCCGATCAAAAAGATTTGGTGACATTATCCCGCGAATTACAAACTCTTATAAAAAAAGCCCGGGATAATAAATTAACTCCTGAAGAATTTCAAGGGGGCGGGTTTTCCGTCTCTAACCTAGGTATGTACGGTGTTAAGAGCTTTAATGCTATAATAAATCCACCACAAAGCTGTATCCTAGCAATAGGAGCAAGCTCAAAACGTCCAATAGTTGACAATGATCAGATAAAAGTTGCTACTATGATGGATGTTAGCCTTTCTTCTGATCACAGAGTTGTTGATGGTGCTGTTGGAGCCAAATTTTTAGCTTCATTCAAAAAATTTATAGAAAGCCCTGCATTGATGCTTATATAA
- the prfA gene encoding peptide chain release factor 1, translated as MSFSDNLTKILNKYEELSKKLSTGIVGEEFIKASKEYAGLEPIVQTINEYNKSTSELRDIKEMAQEANLDHDTQSMIYDEIHRLEALMPKLERAVKLSLLPKDEADTKNAIIEVRAGSGGEEAALFAATLFNMYHRYAELKSWRFEILSISDTGIGGYKEASALIQGRDVFSKLKFESGVHRVQRVPETESSGRIHTSAATVAVLPEAEDVDVKIDDKDLRIDTYRASGAGGQHVNTTESAVRITHLPTGIVVALQDEKSQHKNKAKAMKILRSRVYEAERYKKDMERAEARKGQVGSGDRSERIRTYNFPQGRVSDHRINLTLYKIEDVVKNGQLDEFIEALISADEARKLSEV; from the coding sequence ATGAGCTTTTCTGATAATCTAACAAAAATCTTAAATAAATACGAGGAATTATCAAAAAAATTAAGCACTGGTATAGTCGGAGAAGAATTTATCAAAGCATCAAAGGAGTATGCTGGATTAGAGCCAATTGTTCAAACAATTAATGAATATAATAAATCTACATCCGAGTTACGCGATATCAAAGAAATGGCACAAGAAGCAAATTTAGACCATGATACGCAGTCGATGATATATGATGAAATACATCGTTTAGAAGCCCTGATGCCCAAACTAGAAAGGGCAGTCAAACTCTCTTTACTACCAAAAGATGAAGCTGATACAAAAAATGCTATTATTGAGGTAAGAGCTGGTAGCGGTGGAGAAGAAGCGGCATTATTTGCAGCAACTTTATTTAATATGTATCACAGATACGCCGAATTAAAAAGTTGGCGTTTTGAAATATTATCAATCTCAGATACTGGTATTGGCGGATATAAAGAAGCATCAGCCCTAATTCAAGGACGAGATGTATTTTCTAAACTTAAATTCGAATCAGGCGTCCACCGAGTGCAAAGAGTCCCTGAGACTGAGTCAAGTGGTAGGATCCATACTTCGGCAGCTACCGTTGCCGTCTTGCCTGAAGCAGAAGATGTAGACGTTAAGATCGATGACAAAGATTTACGAATTGACACATATCGAGCATCGGGAGCCGGTGGACAACACGTCAATACCACCGAATCAGCGGTAAGGATTACCCATTTACCAACTGGTATTGTTGTTGCCTTACAAGATGAAAAATCACAGCATAAAAATAAAGCTAAGGCTATGAAAATTCTTCGTTCTAGGGTTTATGAAGCAGAGCGATATAAAAAAGATATGGAAAGAGCAGAAGCACGTAAAGGTCAAGTTGGTTCTGGTGATAGATCGGAAAGAATTCGTACCTATAACTTTCCGCAAGGTAGAGTATCTGATCATAGAATTAACCTAACTCTCTACAAAATAGAAGATGTCGTAAAAAACGGGCAGTTAGACGAATTTATTGAAGCTTTAATATCGGCTGATGAAGCAAGAAAACTCTCAGAAGTTTAA